The genomic region GCTGCACGACGTGCGCGAGCTCGTGCGCGGTGACCTCGTTCACCCCCGGCGCGTACGCAGCGCCGAAGAAGATGTCGCGCCCGTGCGTGAACGCGCGCGATCCGAGATCGCGGTTGAGCGCCGCGGAGGCCGCGCCGGTATGTATGCGCACGTGGCCGAAGTCGGTGCCGAAGCGCGACTGCATGTGCTCGCGCGTGGCGCCGTCGAGCGGCTGGCCGTGCGAGCCGAGCGCTCGCGCCGTCCGCGACGAAGGCGCATCGGCCGCTCTCGCCTCGCTGCGCGGTTCGGCCGACCGCGCCGGGGCCGACGACATCGCTCGCTCCGCGGCCCGATCGGCTTCGCGCTCGTGCGTGTCGCCGGGCGTGCTCACTTCGAGCTTGGCCTGCACCTGCGCCGCATGCGCCGGCGCGCGCCGCAGGAACGCGGGCACGCCTCTCTGCGCGTTGCCCGCTGTGCTCGCGCCGCCGAGATAGCGCGGCAATCCCGCCGCGGGACGCGACGGCGACTGCGCGCTCGAGCGCGCGCGTTGCGAGCTGCGTGGACGAGACGACGATCGATAGGTCATGTCGTGGGCTCCTTCCGGCGGGCGCGCTTCGCCCTGAGCTGCCGTATCCAGTGCACGGCGGCGATCGCGAGCAGCGCGAGATAGATCCAGCCGAGCGCGGGCACCAGGCCTTCGCCGATCCAGCGCGGCGTGGGCTCGTCGCGCCCGACGTACCACGCGGCGAGCGAAACCGTGACGACGATGACGATCGCGACCGCGTAGCGCGCGGCGACCGGCAGACCGCGCCTCAAATCGATGCGGATGCGAGGCGTATGCCGCGTCGGATCGCGCGGCGGCAGCGGCGGCACGCGGCGGTCGCGGAAAGTCACGAAGCCTCCGCCACGATCTTGTTCATGTCCGGATCGTAGATCGCGAGCACGCGGTCGCCTTCGAAGCTCGCCGACCAGTCCTGCGGCAGCATGAGCACCGAGCTCAGGCCGGGACGTGCGATCGCGAGCCTGCCCGCTCTCATCCATTCGGTCGCCACCGCGCCGTCCTCGTCGGGAACGAACGACCAGCCCGAATCGTGTTTCTTCGCAGGCTTGCCGCGGATCGCGATCGACTTCGGCGCATCCCACAAGTCGGAAGCGACCAGCACGCCGTCGTCGTGACGCGTCGCCTCGGGTTTCGCGCGGCCGAGCTCGACGATGCGCGTCTGGTCCCGCAGCACGCGCAGCGTGACCGCGACGCCGCGCGTGAACGCGACGTCGTCGCGCGAGAAATCGGGCTCGCAGACGATCCACTCGCCGTCCTGCTCGTCGATACGCAGCGGCGCCCAGCCGAAATCGACGAGGCTGCCCGGGTGCAGCTTCGGTCCCCTGGCGTGCAGCTCGGCGAGCTTCGCGAGCAGGCTTCGCGCCGCGACGTCGAGCTCGTCGGGGCAGACGGCGACCACCGTGCGGCCGTCGAGGGTGACTGTGGCGGTCATGGCCCCTGCAATCTCTTGAGGCGCGCCGCGATCTCGGCTTTGACCGCGGCGCGCGCGTCGGCTTCGATCTGCCGCAGCTTCGAAACGTCGACGGTCCCGCGCAGGTCGGGCCTGCTCTTCGCCCATTCCGCGAGCCTCGCGTCCTGCTTCGACGAGTTGAGCGAGCGCCTGAGCCACGCCATGTTCTCCGGCATGTCGAGTATCTCGAGCTGATCCGCGCGCGGCAATCGGCCGAAGCCGGGCATGTCCATGATCTCCGCGACCGGCGTGATGTGATCCGGCGAGAGCAGATCATAAGGCAGCTCCTCGCCGGTGACGTAATCGATGCCGTGGCCGGCGGCGGGGTTCCTGCCTTCGGCGGCGTAGCGCTCGCGCACCGCTTTCTGGAACGCAATCCTGCGCTCGGTGCCGCCCGCGCCCTTGAACGGCGTGCCGCCGCGCAGCGCTTCCCGCGCGCCGGGCTGGAAGCCTTTCGCCGACTCGATCTCGTCGGAGAGCTGTCTCTTGAGCTTCTCCGCTTTCGCGCGGAGATCCATGAGCTCCTTGCCTTCCGCGCTCGCCATCGGCGGCTCCTGGTGCCGCACCTTGGCTTTCGGGCCGTGGATGATCTCCTGCTCGCGCTTGGCGATGTCGTCGAGCTCTTTCGCGTAACTTTCCTGGCGCTTGAGCGACGCTTCGAGCTCCTCGAGGTCCTTCGCGGCTCGCGCTTCCTGCGCTTTCGCTTTCTTCCACTCCGCCTTCGCGCGCTGCGGCTTGCGGCTTTCGTTGCGCCAACCCTGGGCTTCGTTCTCGAACTGCTCGCGCTGCTTGCCCGCCGCGTCCGCGCGCTCGCGCGCGGCTTTCGCCTCCGCCGTCTTGCCCTGCTTTTCGAGCTTCTTCGCGGCCTTGGTTTCGCGCTCGAACTCCTTGCCTGCCTGTGCGGCTTTCTTGTCGGCTTCGCGCGCCGAATCGCGCATGAACTTGATGTCCGCCGGATCCTCGAGCTTGCGCGCCTCCGCGGCGTCGGCGGCAGCCTGCTTCGCTTCCTGCGCGCGCTTTTCCGCGGCCTGCACCGCTTCGCGCGCTTCGTCGACCGTTTTGCGCGTCTCGCCGATGTACTCGTTGCGCAGCTTCGGCGAGTCGACGCAGTAGCGCGTCGGCGAGAAGCGGCAGAAGCTGCCGTCGGGCTGCTCGCGCCATTCGTGGTCGCCCATCTTGCGCTGGCGGTTCGGCGGCGTGCCTTCGAACTGCTCGGGATGGTTCGCGAGGTCGTCGACTTCCTTGCCCGCCTGCTGCGGCGTGAGCTCTTCGTTGGGCACTTTGCCGTTCTCGGCCTTCGCCGCGTCGTCGGCAGCGGCCGTCTTGCCCGCCTTCGCTTCGTCGGCTGCGCCCGCAGCTTTCGCATCGTCGGCCGCCGCGGCGGCTTGCGTATCGTCGGCGACACCGACCGCTTTCGCTTCCGCGCCTTCCGCGGCTTCGCCGACGGCTTTGGTCGTACCCGCCAGCGGTCCGCCCGGCGCCCGCGCCTTGTCCCAGATCTCCTTGCGCGCTTCCTTGGCCGCTGCGCGCGCGCCTTTGAAGCCTTCGACGCCTTCGCCGACGAGGAACTTCCTGGACTCGGCGGCGCGCGCTTTCAGCGCGTCTTTCGCCTTGCCGAGCTTGCCGGGAATGGCTTTCACGCCGGAGGCGATCTTGCCCGGCAGCGCTTTCGCGCCGCTCGCGAGCGCCTTGGCGCCCGAGACCACTTTCCCGGGCAGCGCTTTCACACCGCCCGCGACGGCCTTGGCGCCCGACACGATCTTGCCCGGCAGCGCTTTCGCGCCGGCGACGACCGCTTTCGCGCCGCTCGCGACCGCCTTGCCGCCGGCGGCAAGGCCTTTGCCCACCGCCTTGGCGCCGGCGACGATGCCTTTGCCGGTCGCCTTCGCGCCGGCGACGATGCCTTTGCCGACCGCCTTGCCACCCGCGGCGACGCCGCGCCCGACCGCGCCCGCGATCGCTTTCGGTCCGCCCATGATCGTCTTGCCGACGGCTTTCGCGCCGCGACCGACCGCGCCGACTCCGCTGCGCAATCCCACGCCCGCCTTCGCGCCCATCTGCGCCGCGTACTTCACACCGCCGCCCGCGGCCTGGATCTCCGCGGTCGCCGCCTTGGCGCCCATCTGGCTCGCTTTGGCCATGCCCATCTGCATGAGCACGTTGGCGGCGTCGCCCGCGTTCTCGGTCATCTTGTCCGCCTGGCCCTGCAGCTCCGCGGCGGTGCTCGCGCACGCGGCATCGATGAGGTTCTTGATGAAGACGAGCGCCTGCAGCACGAGCGCGACCTTGCCGACCGCGATCGTCCAGCCGCCGACGGTCGTCAGCACCGTGGTGCAGAACGCGATGACCGGACCGGTGATCGGCGCCGCGGTGCCGAGCGACAGGATGGTGATCGCGGTCATGATCGCGATGATCACGCCGGCCAGCGCGGTGATGGAGCCGAGGATGATCGTGAGCCCGGTGGCGATATCGGCCGCGGACTTGAGCAGGTTGCCGAGCGGATCTTTCGACCATTGCTCGGCAGAGAAGAGGTTCGCCGCGCCCGACACCATCATGCCCAGGCCGCTGACCACACCCATGAGCGGACCGCGCGGATCGATGATGCCGATCGCGAGATGGCCGATGCCCGGCCACTTGATGTTGCCGACCGAGCCGAAGAGATTGCGGCCGGTGAGTCGCAGCGCGATGCCCATCTTGTCGGTCGCCGACAGCGCGTCGAAGCCGCCGGCCTTCGACTTCTCGATCTCCTCGATCTCCGCCGCGCGCTTCGCGTTCGCGGCTTCGACCGCTTCGGCGCGCTGTTTCTCGTTCGGCGTCTCGACGCCGGTGAGCCACGACGGCAGCGCTTTCGCGACGTCGCCCGCGAGATCGATCTTCTTGCGCTCGCCCGGCGCCGGCCCCGCTTCTTCCTGCGGTGCTTCTTCGGCGGGCAGCGCTTCCTCGCCTTCGCCTTCGCCGCCTCCCTCGCCTTCGGCCGCGGCGGCGGCTTCTTCGGCGGTGGGCGGGCCGAACGCTTCGGGCTCTTCGGGCGGTGCGGCTTCGGCTTCGACTTCGGGCGGCGCTTCCTCGACGGCGGGTTCCTCGGGCGGCGGCTCTTCGGCAGGCGGCTCCTCTTCGGCCGCACCGGCGTCGGCGCCGCCGGCATCCGGCTCTTCCGCCGGCGGCTCGGGCTGCGGCCGCGGGTTCTCGGGCGGCTGCACGCCGCTGTCCGGCGCAAGCTGCACGACGCCGTCGATCGAGTCGTCGTTCGCCGCTTCGGGCGTGCGTTGCACGACGGTCGGCGCGGCTTGCTCCGGCGCGGGCGCTTCGTCCTCCGCCGGCATCGGCGGCGGCTCTTCCTCCGCGGGCACCGCGGCCATCGCGGCGGCGTAATTCTGCTGGACCGCGTGCAGGCGCTGCTCCATGTCGTCCGAAGTCGACATGATCGATGCGCCGCGCTCGTCGATCGCGCCGGCAGCCTGCGTCTGCTGCTGGGGCGCGGACGCGAGCGCCTGCGCCTGGGCCTGCGCGTCGGCGTTCTGCGCGGACATCTGCGCGAGCTTGTCGCCGGTCGAGGCGAGCGTCGCGTCCATGCCGTCGAGCTTGCCGCGCGTGGCGGTGTTGGTCTGTTGCGCCTGCGCCGCTTCGGCGGCGAGATCGCCGGCCTTGGTCTGGGTCTGCGAGATCGCGCTGTCGGTGGTACCGATGTCCGCGCCGGCCTGGTTCATCTGGCCGCCCTGCTCGGCGGCCTTGGCGGCGGCTTCGGGATCGTCGGGCGTGTTCGCGGCGTTCTCCGCCGACAGCGAGCCCGCTTCGGACGCCATCGGCCCCGACTCGGCTTTGCCTTCGTCGGCCTTCGACGAATAGTTCGGCGCTTCCGCCGCGACCGTCGCCGCTTTCTCTTCGGAGATCGCCAGCCCTTCGCGCGCCTTGCCCGCGAGATCGCGCCTGAACGCGAGGTGCGCGTTCGACTTCGCGACCCCGGCCGTGGCCTGCGCGACGCCGCTCTGCACGAGTCCGATGTTGGCGGAGAGCGCGCCCGCGTTCGCGCGCTCCTCGGCGGCGAGCGAGCGCACGCGCGAGCCTTCGCTGCGCATCGATTGCGCGGCCTGCGCGAGCGAGGCGACCTGCGCGTCGACGTCCGGGCTTGCCGGCAGCGGCTGGCCGCCTTTGTCGGCCGGCACGACCGGCGCGGGCGGAACCACCATGGTCACGCCGCCGCCGCCCGCGAAACCGCCACCGCCCGCCGCGGCCTCGGCAAGTCCCGCGGCCGCGCCGGCTGCGGCCGCGGCTTCGCCGCCGGCCGCGGGACCGCCGCCGCCTTTGCCTTTGCCTTCGGCGATCGGCTCGCCCGGCGTGCTCGCTTCGGCCTGGACCTCCGCTTTGGCTTCCTGCACTTTCGGCGCTTCGGCGGCGGGGCGATCGACGTCGGGGCGCGCGCCGGGCTCGACTTCGGCGCGCTTGGTCGCAAGCTCGCCGCGGTCGATCTTCGAAGTCGCGCTGCGCGCCTCGTGCTGCCGGGTCGCGCCGTCGGTCGCATCCTTCCCGTCGCCGCCGCCGCCATCGTCGCTATCGCTGTCGTCGACTTCCTTGGAGATCTTCGCCTGCATGCGCGCCGCGACGCCGCCACCGTCTTCGGGATGGCGATAGTCGGCGGGCGCGCGCTGCACGCGGTCGGGTGTGGCGCGGCCGCTCGTCTGCTGCACCACGTGCGCGACCTCGTGCGCCATCAGCGAGACGTCGTCGGCGCTTTGCTGCGGGCCGATCCAGATGTCGTTGCCGTGCGTGAACGCTTTCGCGTTGAGGCTGCGCGCGAGGCTGCGCGATCCGGGATCGCTGTGCACGCGCACGCTGGAGAGATCGAGGCCCATCGAGCTTTCGAGCCGTTCCCGCACGGGCGGCGCGAGCGGCGCGCCGTTGCCCGGGCTTGCCTGCGCGTGGTTCGATGCGCTCACGCCTTCGGCTTGCGCGGCGTCGCGCTGCACGACATCGGTTTCTTCCTCGCCCTGCTCTTCGGCGCATTCGGCGCAGAGTCGTTGCACCGCAGGCGCGCCGGCGCTCATGTAGCGCGGGCTCAGCGATTCGCCGCGCGTCACCGCCTGCGAGATCGCGTCGGCTTCGCGCTCGAACGGATCGTCGCGCGCGCCGACCGCGAGCTTCGCCTGGGCGCCGCCGAGAAAGCGCGGCAGGCCGGTTTCGCTCGTTTCGTCGGCGCAGCAGTCGCGCTTGCGCTGGACGAGCGGCTCGGCGCTCTTCGTCTTCGCTTGCGACGCGAGCGGCGCGAGGCTCACGAGCCTGTCCCCGGTTGCAGGGCGGCGGGTGCGGGCTTGCCGAGCTTGCGGTATTCGGCGACCGCGGCGACCGCGAGATCGTCGGCGCCGATCGGCCGGCCTTCGGCACGCGGCGCCACGGCCGCCGCGAGCACGATGTTGCGCACGTGGCCGCCGGCGAGCTCGCACGTCGCCGCGAGCCGGTTGAGCTCGCCGGGGGTGAGCGCGTGCGCTTGCCCCAGGTGCGCGAGCCACAGCGCGCGCCGCTCGGACGGGCCGGGCGCGGCGAACTCGATGATCGCGTCGAGCCTGCGCGTGAATGCCGAATCGAAGCGCGCGCGGCTGTTGCTCGTGAGGATGGCGAGGCCTTCGTAGGTCTCGATGCGCGAGAGCAGATAGTTGGTCTGCGCGTTGGCGAAGCGGTCGTTCGCTTCCTTCACGTCGGTGCGCTTGCCGAACAGCGAATCGGCTTCGTCGAAGAGCAGCAGCACTTCGGCGTGCTCGGCGCGCGCGAAGAGCTGCGCGAGATTCTTCTCGGTCTCGCCGATGTACTTGCTGGTGATGCTCGCGAGGTCGACGCGATAGAGCGGCAGCCCGAGCCGCGTCGCGAGCCATCCCGCGGCGAGCGTCTTGCCGGTGCCCGACGGACCGACCAGCAGCGCCCGCACGCCGGTGCGATAGCGCGCGCGCGTCGCGGGGCCGAGCGCGTCGGCGAGCGCGTCGCGCGTCACGCAGCGCCGCGCCAGCGCTTCGAGCTCGCGCCGGGTCGTCGCAGGGAGAACGAGCGCGTCGTCGGCGATCGCTTCGGGCATGAGCTCGGCGAGCGTGCCGAGATCGCCGCTCGCGCCGCTGCGCGCGGCGATCGCGATGTCGTTCGTGGTGAGGGTCCCGGCACCCGAGAGCCGCCGCTGGAACTCGCCGGCGCGCGCGAGCTCCGCGATGCGCCCGGCGGGATGGCGATGCCACGTGCCGAGCGTCTGCGCGAGGTCGGCGACGCCGGTCGAAGCGTGCCACAGCGCGATGCGCTCGGTCGCCGCGGGCACCGGCACGCGCCACGACGACAGCGCTTCGCGCGCGCGCTCGAAACCGCCGTCGGGGCCGGAGGCCACCAGCCATCGCCCGCGCCAACCCGGAAGCTCCGGGAGCTGCCGCCGTTCGCCCGGCGCGAGCTCCGCGCAATACACCGGGACGCACTGCGACAGCGCGAGCCACGGCGCGAAGCCGGGCGGCGGGTCGCTTTCGAAGAACGCCGCGCGCGCCTGAAGCGCCGCAGCGATCGCGGCGGCGACCGCGCGCGCTTCGCGCGGATGGCCGCTGCGCACGACCAGCGCGCCGTCGGCCGCGAGCGCAGCGGCGCGGCGCTGCGCGGCGTCTTTGATGCTCGCGGGCAGGGGCGGCGCGTCGGCAAGGCCGATCGTGATGCCGGGCGGCGCGATCTCGTGCGCGCTCTCGCCGAGCGCGAACACGATCGGCAGCGGCACGGTCACGCTCGCTTCGGGCAGGGTGCGCGCGTCGCCTGCGATGTGCAGCAGACCGCTGGCGTGCGCGCGGCCGCCGGCGAGTGTCGCCAGCGCCGCGGCGTCGCCGAGGTGCGAAGCGAGCAGCGCCACCAGCCCCGCGGTCGGCCGCGCGCCGCCGATCGGCGCCTGCAGCCATGCGAGCACGCGTCCCACCATCGAATCGGTCTCGGCAGCGCACGCCAGCGACACCGCGATGATCTCCGCGATCGACAGCTGCCACGCATCGGCGAACGCGCACAGCCGCGCGTCGTGCGGCGGCGGCGACGCGCGCCAGCGCTGCACGTGCGTCGCGAGGTCGGGCGCGATCGCCTGCAAGGCTTCGCGCTGCGCGCACAGCCATTCGGCTTCGGGCGAGCTCGCGTCGTCGCCGGCCGGCGCGCAGGTCGCGAGCGCGATCGCGTGCAGCGGCAGAGCGAGCTCGACGTGCGGGTTCACGTCCATCGCTCGAAATCCGCGAGGTAGTGAAACGCGACCACGCGGCCGAGCCACGGCACCCAGCCCGGATCGAGGTCGAGCCCGGCGCGCCTCACCGCCATGCTCGCGTGCCCGAGCGCGAAAGCGACGTCCGCGTGCGTGGGCGTGAGCGTGAGACGGGCGGGACGCGCGACGAGTGTGGCGATGCCGATGCGCGCGCCGCGGCGCAGGCAGCGGCGGCACGCGGTGAGCCACGATTTCGCGATCGCGTCGACGAGGCCCGGTGGAAGACCGGATTGCGCGTCGTCGTAGCGTGCGAGCAGCCACGCAGGATCGCCGGGCGGGATCGCGAGCCGCTCGCACACGCGCGCGAAGAGCCGCCGCTCGATCCCGAGGCCGCGATACGCCGGTGACTGGTCGAGCCATGCGCCGAAGCCGAGGCGATCGAGCACCGGCACGAGAAAGAGGAGGCCGCCCGCGAGCGTGGGCTCGCCGCTCGGCCATGCCGAGCGCGTTGCGGGTTCGGGCTCTGTTACGTGCGCGGGCGAGTCTTCGGCTGCCGCGACCTGACGCGTGCGCGACGCAGGGCCGCGTGTTGCCGCGGGTGCGGTGCTGTCGCTCCACTCTACCGTGCTCGCGCTATCGGGTATCGCGGTGTCCGACTGTTCAACCGGCGCGGGCGGCGGCGCAGAGCGCTCGTCGCGCCGGGCGATCGGGGCGTCGGACGGTTCACTCGAATCCGGCGCGCGCGAGCGCGCCTCGGTCCGCATCTCGGTGCGCGCGTTACGAGCGATCGGCGCCGCCTGCGCATCGCGTGCTTCACGCGTCTGCCGCACGGCGATCGAAGGCATCGACGCTTCGGCCTCGAGCGCGATCGCGGCGAGCGCGAGCACGCGCGCGTCGACGAGGGCTTCGCGCGTGAACGCGAACGGCGCAGGCGATGCGCGCGGCGCCGAGCGCTGAAGTACCGTAGCCGCGAACGGCGCGTCTTCGACGAGACGCTGCATGCGCTCGCGCGTGACCCCCGCGACCGTCGCGAGCATCGGCGCGTCCGCTTCGCGCAGCGAGTGGGCGAGCCGCTCGATCCTCCCGGACTCGCCGAGCGCACGCACGAACGCCGGCAGCGCCGCGCGCGCTTCGGGCAGGTCGCACAGCGAGAGCACCACCGCGCGCAAGCGCTCGCCACCGTACGCTTCGAACGCGCGAGGCACCGCGAGCGGCCAGAACCATTCGTCCGCGGCCTTGCGGTCGAGGAGCCGCAGCGCGAGCAGGGTGTGCGCTTCGAGCGCGTCGCGGAACCACACCGCGGGCGCCGCGGCCGCACCGGCCTCGTCCGCGTGCATGACGTAAGAAGAGAGCGCTGCGACCTGCCGCTCGATCGCGAGCGACAGCGCCTGCGGCGAGCTGTCCGCGTCGAAGCGCGGCAGCGCGAGCCGCCGCACCACGGTCACGCGCGCACGGCCGTCGGGCAGCGTGGCGGTGCGGAACGCGTCTTCGATGAGGCGCAGCGCGCGACCTCCGAGCGTCTCGTCGGGCGCGCGCAGCCGCAGCCGCTCGACGCGCCGCTCGGCGAGAGTCGTCGCGCCCATGCCGCCGCGCCCGCTACTTCACCTTCACCGCGCGCGCGGCCGGCGCGCGCTTGACGCTCACCTGCGCCGCATCGGCGAACTGCACGCGCGAGAGCACGTCGAGGCTTTCCTCGGCTTTCTGCGTGTACACCACGCGCGCCGAGATCTCGGAGCCGATGTCCTCCACGACCGCGCGCGCCACGACCTCGTCGCCGCGATACACCAGGGCGTGCATGCCGACGCGCAGCTTGCCGGCGTCGAACGCGGTGAGCGGGATGCGCGCGCCGGGCCGCGCGATCGCCGGCCGCGGCAGCCTGCCGGCGAGGATGCGGCCGATCGGCGCGTCGGCGGCGAGCAGCAGGCACATGCGCACCACGTCGTTCATCAGCGATTCGGCGCCTTTGACGCGCGCGTCGATCTGGTCGAACAGGAAATCGGCGTACGCCTGCATCTGCTTACGGTCGATGAACTCGATCTCGCTCCAGCGCGCGAGCACCGAGAGATCGCGCAGGCTGGGCGCTTCGTCGAACTGCGACAGCGATTCGGCCCAGTCCAGGCGTATCGACGGCAGCACCGCGGAGAACTCGGCGTGCAGGCAGCCCGCGATGCGCGACAGGCGATCGAAGAGCTCCGCCGCTTTCTTCGCGATCTCGCCGCGGCCGTGCTCGCCGTCGATGAGATCGCCGAGCGAGACCACCTGCTCGACCTGCGCTCGCGCACCCTGCCACGACAGCGACGCGAGCTGCGCGAGATTGACGTTGGCGACGAGCTGCCGCGTTTCGCCCACCGCCTGGCGGGTGCGGGTCTGCACGTGCGCGATCGCGTTGCGCACCGCGGTCGCCTGCTGCGTGACCGCCAAAGGCGGCGGCTTCATCGCGTACGCGGCGCTGCGCGCCTGGGCTCCCTGCATCGCGCGCACCAGGAGGTCGACGCGGTCGAGCTTCTCGATCAGTTTCGGTGCGTGCGGGAACCACGCGACCGGCGCTTCGCGCAGCTCTCCGAGCACGTCGTGCAGCTCGTCGGGCACGTCGGCGTGCTCGGCGAGGCACGCCGGCACCGGCGCGTCGATGAGTCCCGGATCGAGCGTGCGCAGCGGCACGTCGGCGAGGTTGTGCACTTCCCGCGGACGGATGTAGGCGAGGAAGCGCACTTCCTTCTTCAGCACATCGGCGCGGCGCCTGTTGATGGCGTCGAGGCGTGCGAGCTCCTCGGCGATCAGCGCGCGCGCGACCGACACGTCCTGCCGCGCCTCGGCGAGGTGCTCGTCCCACGCGGCCAGCGCGCGCCGCGCATCGTTCGTGTCCTCGCGCATCGCTTCGAGCACGCGCTCGGCCGCCGCGGCGGCGTTGCGATAGAGCTCGATACGGCCTTCCATCTGCCGCAGGAACGCGACCGTGGCGTCGGCGATGTCGGCGCTGTCCGAGAACTGCGCGGCCTCGTCGTCGGCCCAGTCGGGGACGCTCAGCATCTCGTCGATGAGCGCGGGCTTGTCGAGGAAATCCTTGAACGGCACGGTGCGCCGCTTCTCGTCGACGGCGTTGCCGACGATGGTGTGCAGGAAGAGGTCGCCTTGGATACCGTACACGTCGATGCCGAGGAACAGTCCCGGCAGCTCGTTGCCGCCGTCTTCCTGCTTGAGCTGCTGCGCGAGGCGCAGCACCGCCTGCACCGCGTCGTGGCGCGTCGCGGTCACGTAGTTCTTGGCCTCGACCGCTTTCGGCGCCTGCAGCCGCTCGGCGATCGTCGTCGTGCGTATGGTCGCTTTGCCGACGAGCGGATTGGCGGCGACCACGGTCTTCGGCGTGAAAGCGGTCGCGACCCCGATTCCGGAAAGCACTTTCTGCGTGCCGATGTTGAGGTTGACCGCTTTCTGCCGCGAGATCGGTACGTAAGGCCCGGAGGTGCCGCCGCGCACGATCGTCGTGACCGGCTTGGTGAGCGTCCTGGGCGGGATCGGTTGCGGCGCGGGCGGCGGCGTCTTGACCGCCTTGGGCTTGAGCTCTTCGAAGAACGTCGAGATGCGCTGCTGCGAGGCCGCGGCGGTGTCGGCCTGCGCGATCGTCGCGAGGGCCGGCGACACCGCGAGCCGCGTCGCGTTGGTCGTGCCCAGCATGAGCTGGCGGATGCGGTAGGTGTCGGTCTGCACCTTCACGAAGCCGTAGTCGACGATGTCGTCGGCGCGGTCGGCGCGCGAGCGCAGGAACTTGACGAAGCCTTCGAGGCCGCGATTGCCGAGCTCCGCGCGCTCGGCCGAGGTCAGCACGCCGGCCCCGTTCACGATCTGCGCTAGCAGCGGGTCTTTCATCAGCTCGTCGAGATCGCCGCTCTGGCCGAACGGCGGGTTGTTCTGGCCGATGAGGTCGAGCCCGAAGTTCGGCTCGAAGGGCATGTTGAGATCGTTCGGCGTGAGAACGGTCCATTCCTCTTCGGTGATGCTCGGGGGCGGCGCCACGGCGCCGTTCGGCAGCACGTTCGAGAACCACACCTGGTCGGCGCCGCCCGGGGCTCTGCCGGTGGCGCCATAGGCTGCGCGTCCGTCGTACAGCGTGAACGCCATGCCGTTCACGGTCTGGCCGTTGAGATTGACCTGCACGGCGGGCACGAAGAGGCGCGTCCAGGCGCCCGCGGTCGGCAGCGCAGCGATGTAACGGCGCGCCGGGGTGTTGTCGCTATCCGAGCCGCCGACGAGGTACTTGTCTTCGGCGGCACACCAATAGGCCCGGTGGTCGAACGCTGCCGGGCCGGTGCCGACACTCCACTGCAGCATGAGCACGCGCGGCGGATTGTCGGGATCGAGATACACCCACGCGTACAGCGAGTCGGCCGGCAGGACCGGGAGCGTGCCCCCCGAAGCGATGGTGAACGAGTGTTGC from Burkholderiales bacterium harbors:
- a CDS encoding DUF4157 domain-containing protein; its protein translation is MSLAPLASQAKTKSAEPLVQRKRDCCADETSETGLPRFLGGAQAKLAVGARDDPFEREADAISQAVTRGESLSPRYMSAGAPAVQRLCAECAEEQGEEETDVVQRDAAQAEGVSASNHAQASPGNGAPLAPPVRERLESSMGLDLSSVRVHSDPGSRSLARSLNAKAFTHGNDIWIGPQQSADDVSLMAHEVAHVVQQTSGRATPDRVQRAPADYRHPEDGGGVAARMQAKISKEVDDSDSDDGGGGDGKDATDGATRQHEARSATSKIDRGELATKRAEVEPGARPDVDRPAAEAPKVQEAKAEVQAEASTPGEPIAEGKGKGGGGPAAGGEAAAAAGAAAGLAEAAAGGGGFAGGGGVTMVVPPAPVVPADKGGQPLPASPDVDAQVASLAQAAQSMRSEGSRVRSLAAEERANAGALSANIGLVQSGVAQATAGVAKSNAHLAFRRDLAGKAREGLAISEEKAATVAAEAPNYSSKADEGKAESGPMASEAGSLSAENAANTPDDPEAAAKAAEQGGQMNQAGADIGTTDSAISQTQTKAGDLAAEAAQAQQTNTATRGKLDGMDATLASTGDKLAQMSAQNADAQAQAQALASAPQQQTQAAGAIDERGASIMSTSDDMEQRLHAVQQNYAAAMAAVPAEEEPPPMPAEDEAPAPEQAAPTVVQRTPEAANDDSIDGVVQLAPDSGVQPPENPRPQPEPPAEEPDAGGADAGAAEEEPPAEEPPPEEPAVEEAPPEVEAEAAPPEEPEAFGPPTAEEAAAAAEGEGGGEGEGEEALPAEEAPQEEAGPAPGERKKIDLAGDVAKALPSWLTGVETPNEKQRAEAVEAANAKRAAEIEEIEKSKAGGFDALSATDKMGIALRLTGRNLFGSVGNIKWPGIGHLAIGIIDPRGPLMGVVSGLGMMVSGAANLFSAEQWSKDPLGNLLKSAADIATGLTIILGSITALAGVIIAIMTAITILSLGTAAPITGPVIAFCTTVLTTVGGWTIAVGKVALVLQALVFIKNLIDAACASTAAELQGQADKMTENAGDAANVLMQMGMAKASQMGAKAATAEIQAAGGGVKYAAQMGAKAGVGLRSGVGAVGRGAKAVGKTIMGGPKAIAGAVGRGVAAGGKAVGKGIVAGAKATGKGIVAGAKAVGKGLAAGGKAVASGAKAVVAGAKALPGKIVSGAKAVAGGVKALPGKVVSGAKALASGAKALPGKIASGVKAIPGKLGKAKDALKARAAESRKFLVGEGVEGFKGARAAAKEARKEIWDKARAPGGPLAGTTKAVGEAAEGAEAKAVGVADDTQAAAAADDAKAAGAADEAKAGKTAAADDAAKAENGKVPNEELTPQQAGKEVDDLANHPEQFEGTPPNRQRKMGDHEWREQPDGSFCRFSPTRYCVDSPKLRNEYIGETRKTVDEAREAVQAAEKRAQEAKQAAADAAEARKLEDPADIKFMRDSAREADKKAAQAGKEFERETKAAKKLEKQGKTAEAKAARERADAAGKQREQFENEAQGWRNESRKPQRAKAEWKKAKAQEARAAKDLEELEASLKRQESYAKELDDIAKREQEIIHGPKAKVRHQEPPMASAEGKELMDLRAKAEKLKRQLSDEIESAKGFQPGAREALRGGTPFKGAGGTERRIAFQKAVRERYAAEGRNPAAGHGIDYVTGEELPYDLLSPDHITPVAEIMDMPGFGRLPRADQLEILDMPENMAWLRRSLNSSKQDARLAEWAKSRPDLRGTVDVSKLRQIEADARAAVKAEIAARLKRLQGP
- a CDS encoding ATP-binding protein, with the protein product MDVNPHVELALPLHAIALATCAPAGDDASSPEAEWLCAQREALQAIAPDLATHVQRWRASPPPHDARLCAFADAWQLSIAEIIAVSLACAAETDSMVGRVLAWLQAPIGGARPTAGLVALLASHLGDAAALATLAGGRAHASGLLHIAGDARTLPEASVTVPLPIVFALGESAHEIAPPGITIGLADAPPLPASIKDAAQRRAAALAADGALVVRSGHPREARAVAAAIAAALQARAAFFESDPPPGFAPWLALSQCVPVYCAELAPGERRQLPELPGWRGRWLVASGPDGGFERAREALSSWRVPVPAATERIALWHASTGVADLAQTLGTWHRHPAGRIAELARAGEFQRRLSGAGTLTTNDIAIAARSGASGDLGTLAELMPEAIADDALVLPATTRRELEALARRCVTRDALADALGPATRARYRTGVRALLVGPSGTGKTLAAGWLATRLGLPLYRVDLASITSKYIGETEKNLAQLFARAEHAEVLLLFDEADSLFGKRTDVKEANDRFANAQTNYLLSRIETYEGLAILTSNSRARFDSAFTRRLDAIIEFAAPGPSERRALWLAHLGQAHALTPGELNRLAATCELAGGHVRNIVLAAAVAPRAEGRPIGADDLAVAAVAEYRKLGKPAPAALQPGTGS